The Deinococcus aquaedulcis genomic interval ATTGTGTAGTCAGGCCGTGAGGGACTCAAATAAGTTGTGATCACTGCGTAGAAGCGCCGATCAGTTCGCTGGTCGGGGCAGCGTAAAGCTGAAGGTGGCGCCCTGGCCCGGCTGCCCCTGGGCCGACCAGGTGCCGCCGTGGCGCTGAAGGATGCGGCGCACGTTCGCCAGCCCCACGCCACTGCCACCAAATTCCTCCGCGCGGTGCAGACGCTGAAACACGCCGAAGAGCTTGTGACTGTAGCGCGGGTCAAAGCCCACGCCGTTGTCGCGCACATGGACGGTCCAGCCGGGCGCCCTCTCCTCGGCCCAGACTTCTATCCGGGCGTGCTCGCAGCGGGCGGTGTACTTCACCGCGTTGCCCAGCAGGTTGGCCAGCACCTGCCGCAGTAGCGCCGGGTCGGCATACACGGTGGGCAGCGCGCCCACTTCAAAGGCCACCTGCCGCCCCTGCACTTCGGGCTGCAGCTCGGCCAGGATGCTCCGGGTCAGGGCGCCCAGGTCCACCTGGGCCAGCCGCAGTTCCTGGCGCCCGGCGCGCGAAAGGTTCAGCATGGCGTCGATCAGCGCGTTCATCTGGGTGGCAGCGTCGGTGATCACCTGCAGGGCGCGCGCCACCTTGGGCTGGGCGCGGGTGTCGTCGTCCAGCGCCCGCGACAGCAGATCGGCGAAGCCCGCAATGTGCCGCACCGGCGCGCGCAGGTCGTGGCTGACCGAGTACGCGAAGGCTTCCAGTTCCTCGTTGGCCGCCTGCAGGGCCTGGTTACTGCGCTCCAGTTCGGCGGCAGACTGCTGCAACTGCTGCACGCTGCGCGCCCGCCCCAGCGCCAGGGTGAGGCTCTGGGTGACGGCCAGCAGCAGGGTGCGTTCGCCCGCCGTCCAGGGCTGCGCCTCGAACTGGCCCACCGTGAACACGCCCAGACGCTCCTCGCCCACCTGCAGCGGCAGGCTGGCCAGTGCGCCCGGCGCTTCCGGCAGGCTCAGGCCATCGGCCTGCGGGTCGTAAGCCGCCTGATAGTAGGGCTCGCCGCTGTCCCAGGGCAGCCGCAGGCTCTGCGCATCTGGAGCCAGCCCAGCGTCCAGCGCGGCCTGCAGCGCTGGGCTGCGCACCTGCCCCACCTGCGAGCGCACCTGCCAGTGGTCCCCCTGCAGCTCGTAGTAGGCCGCAAAGCCCCGGGGCATCAGCGAGAGAATGACCTCCTGGGCGCGGCGAATCAGGGCCAGGCGCTGGTCCTGGGTGCCCAGATCGGCGCTCAGCTGCGCAAAGGCCTCCAGCGCGCGGGCCTGGGCGTGCAGGGCGGCGTTTTCCTCGCGCAGGCCTGCGTCCTGCAGGGCGCGGTCCAGCGCCAGGGCCAGGCTGCGTCCTACCGCACTGAACACGCTGCGTTCGCGCTCGGTCCAGGTGTCGGCCTGCGCGGTGCCCATGGCCAGCAGGCCCACCACCGTGCCCCCCTGGTGCATGGGCCGCAGCGCCACCGCCCGGAACGCCTGCACACCCGGCAGGCTGGGCGCCGTCCAGTGCGGTACGAACAGGAGATCGCGCGAGGCCAGGGCCGCTTCCACACTTTCGCCGCGCAGGGGCAGCCCGGCGCGCAACTGGTCGGCCAGCACCTGCGGCACCCCGCCCGAGATCACCGCCGCGCGCCACACCCGTCCGTGCGGCACCAGATACGCGGCGGCCACCGATCCCAGGGTGGCCCGCAGCACCGCCACCGCCCGCTGGGTCAGGGCGGCCACGTCGGTGCTGCGCAGGGCCTGTTCGCTGAACCCGGCAAAGGCCGCCAGCGCCGCACGCTCAGCCGCCAGTTGCTCCGCCTGGGTGGCCCGGTCCAGCGCGCGGCCCACCACGAGCATTGCCGCCCGCAACTGGGCCCTCTCGGCCGCTGTCCAGGGCTCGCCAGGACGCTGGATGAGCAATACGGACGCTTCCCCCACCTGCCCAAAGGCCTGCGCGGCCCAGGCTGGCTGGGCACCCCCACCGCCTACAGAGAGCCGTTCCAGATCATTCGCTTCGCCGGGCAGGTCGGCAGCTGTGCTCCACTGCACCGTCACACCCGAGCCCAGGAAGGCGAAGGCGTTCACCGCGCGCGCCTGCACTTCAGCCGGCGTGGTCGCGTCCGCCAGAGCCGCTTCGGCCACGTCCAGCGCCTGCAGCAGCGGGTCAGTTTCCGGTGGCACCGGGGTCATGCTTGGGCCCCCATCGCGCCCCGACCCACAGGCCCCGTCCGCGCCCCAGAGGGAACGGGAACGGAGCGCCAGAGGACCAGGGGGCAGTTCATCGCCGCGCAGCATAACGCCGCCCTGAGCGCGCGCCGCCGAAGATCAGGAAATGCTCAGGGTGGGGGTGAAGGCATGGAAAAGCGGGGCAGCTGGTCCTCTCCCAAAGAGGAAGCTGGGCAGGGGCCGCTTGCCTCCTCCCAGCTTCCTGGTTTCTGCTTATCGTCTGGCCTACGACACCGCCTCGCCAGGGCTGAGATACTCCGCACCTGTCATATCCACAAAGCAGGCCGCCAGCACCACGGGCGGCGTGAGGGCCAGTTGCGCCAGCGCGGCGTGAACCACGCTGATGGGAAAGGTCAGGGCCACCCGGTCTTCCGGGTGCAGAATGGCGGGCAGAGGCTGGGTGCTCGTCAGCCCACTGGCCGGGTCCAGGGTCAGGCTCTGGCCCCCGGGCAGGCGCAGCAGCACGCGGTGCACCACCTTGATCGCCTCGTCGGACGTGTTCAGGGCCGACAGCACCAGGGTGGTTCCCGTGGCGCTGGCCTGAACAGTCAACCGCGCGCGCAGGGCCGTCACGGGTTTGCCTCGTGGAGGCTCAGCCAGTCAGCCGGGCCCGCTGCCGGGTATCGATGCCGCCAGCCTGCCGCTCGCCTGAGAAAGGGGCGCACGCCTGACTGCCTTACACCAGCGCGGTTTCGAGCCGCTCTCGAACGCGCGCCAGCACGGTGGCGGCGTCCTCACCGGGGCTCACTTCTGTCCAGTGGTCGGTAACCACGCCGTCCGGGGCCACCAGAAAGGTTTCCCGGCGCGCCCGGCGCACGTCCTCGCCCGGCCAGGGCTCGTCCAGCACGCCAAACGCCGCGCTGATCGTCTGATCGCGGTCTGTGATCAAGGGGTAATCCAGTTTGCACAGATCCCGGAACTTGGCCTGGTCCTGCTTGGGGTCGCCGTTGATCCCCACCACGTCCACGCCCAGCGCCTGATAGGCGTCTACCAGCGCCTGATAGCGGCGCGCCTGCAGCTGACAGTGCGTGGTGGCGGTTTTGGGGAAAAAGAACAGCACCCGCCAGCGGCCCGGCGTGGCGGTGTAAGGCCGGCCATTGTCCTGAACAGCCGTCAGCTCGGGGACCCGGTCACCAATTGACAACGACATAGCCAGAAGGGTAACGGATCTGGCCTCACCAGACCGTCACAAGCACTGCCCTTGAGGTTCTGCCAATGGAGCTAGAGCGTGCTGGCCGTGCTTTTCAGGGGGCTAGAGGCCGGGGTGATTCGGCCGTTTGCCCCTGACGAGCTGGGCATGACCCCCGGTTGCAGTCGCATTGGCACGCCCAACGGCTGCTTGCGTCAAGCGACGTTGACCAGGCGCCTCTAGTGCTGGTGTATCGAACTGGCCCGGTGGGCGCTGGGATTGACCAGTGGTGCGGAATCCTGGCACCGGGCGGCTTTCTGTCGCCTGCGCCCTGGGGGTGTTTTAAGGAAGCTGCTCCCAAGCGCAAAGTGAGGTGATTCACGACCTATAAGGCATGTCGGCCTTGAAGCTGCGCATTGACGTCACGGGGCCTGAAAGGCCCCGTGACGCCGCTTCGCTTCGGCCCTAACTCAGGGTCATGGGCTGCTGTGGACCACAGCACCCCAACGCAGGCGCACATTCATCGTTGACCCCTTCTCCTGAGGGGCCGCAGGCGTCCCCTGCTTTGCACTGCACCCCAGGGGTCCGCAGGTGAATGATGACCCGCTCTGGCTGGGCGTCGACGTGCGTGACGTGATACTGCATTGCCGGTGTGCTCGCGTTCCCGTACTCGAACCGCACCTCCGCCTCATCCCGCACAGGAATATGCTTCACCACGCGGTCATAGATGGCCAGAAACTTGCGGTTCGTCATGAAGCCCCCCTGGGCGTCTGCCGTACTCCCGTCCATCAGTTGAATCACCGTCTCGCGCCAGGCGGCGGCGTTGCCGCCGCAGTCCATCGCTTCAATCGTCACAGCCTTGACTTCCGTGACGTGGTAGCCCGCCGGCACCAGGACGTGCCCGTGCAGGTGAAATTCAAGGGGGCGCTGTGGCAGCACCCGCAGCGCCGAGGTCAGCGCGGCAGTGGTGGTCGGCTCGGTGAGGCCGGGGATCGTCTGGGGCAGGGTCTGGGTCATGGCAACACTCCTGGGCAAGAGGGCGAGGTGCATCAACGTGGCCGACGCGGGACAGACCCCCTGAACCTCACGGGAGGCGTGCAACATGGCGGGGGCTACGTCCCTGGGAACAGGCTGGAATCCAAAGCGCGGAAAGTAGGCTGCAGCCGTCGTGGTCAGCAGATAGAGGTCGGTCAAGCCGAGTGCGCTGGCGCGCTCGATCACCCCTTGCACCAGGTGCTGTGCCAGCCCCTGGCCTCGCCGCTCGGGCGCCACCGCGACGGAACGCAGGAGCCCCACCGAACCGTGGACTTCCAGCGCCGCCAGCGCGTGGGGGCCACCCTCACCGTCCACCACGACACTGTGCGCCAGGTGCTCGTCCAGACCCGCCACCGGCAACCCCAGCCTGTGCAGGAAGGTGTGCAACTGAGGAAGGTCCGCCGTCGTCGCCACCCGGGTCAGCACGCGCCCCCCTCCTCCCCGTCGAGTTCCGCTTGCAGCGCCTGGGTCAACCCAGCGAGCACGCGCAGCACCTGGGCCCGTTCGCTCACCGGAAAGCGGGCCAGCACCCGGGCGGCCTGGGCGTTGAGCTGGGTGTCCAAGTCTTCGGCCGCCTGGACCCCGGTGGCGGTGAGGTGAAGGTGCAGGGCACGGCGGTCGGTGGGATGCGGCACTTTCAGCAGGTACCCCTGGGCCACCAGGTCGTCGGTGCTGCGGCTCAGCCACGCTTTATCCAGATTGAGACGGCGCGCCAGCGACGTCAGGGTCTGCTCGCCTTCGCGCACCAGCGTGGTCAGAATCACGCACTGAGTCGCGGAATTTACGTCACAGCAGGCAAAGTTCCGCCCCTGCAATTCCCCGAACAGCCGGGTCGCCGCGCGCAAGAGTTCACCGGGGGAAGAATCCACTCCTACTTCGTTGTCATTGGCAACAGTCATGACCGAAGTGTAGATCCGTACTATATTGTTGTCAAGAGCAACGATAGAGGAATAAGCTGGTCAGCGACGTTCGGTCACCCACGCCTGGATGCGCCCGTCGGTCTCGTCGCGCACCCGCCGGAAGACCGATTGGCGGCCTTCCTCGCTGCCGGTGACTGCCGCCGGGTCGTCAAGGGCTCAGCCCCAGCGGTAGGTGGCATTGGGGAAAATAGAACAGTTCGCTTCCACCCTGTCGCACACGGTGATGACGAAGGCGAAATGCTCGGCAATCGGCGGCTTGACCCCTTTGGCCTGAAGATGTGCGGTGGGCAGGCCTACCTCTTCCAACACCTGCACGGTCCATGGGTTGACCTCGCCGGGCTCAGGACAGCCGACGTGACCGCAGAGCGGTTACCGCCGTGGTGTTCCAGCAGCACCTGGGCCATCTGGAGCGCGCCGTGTTGCTGGTGCAGAGGAACAGGACACGGAGGGGTCGAGCAGGGGTGTCGGTCATGTCGAATCCCCTTCAGGACGAAACTCCTGGGCGCGCTGAGGCTGTGCTTCGAGCGGTTCGGTGGGGGCCAGAAAGCGGTTGACACCCACGGCCAAGGCGGCCCCGAGCACTGGAGCCAGCCAGTACAGCCAGTGGGCCGTCCAGACGCCGGCCACCAGGGCGGGGCCGAACGAGCGGGCGGGATTCATGCTGGCCCCGGTGAGGGGGCCGCCCATGGTGGCCTCCAGGGCAACCACCCCGCCCATAACCCAGGGCAGCCCCGAGCGCAGCGCCACCAGCAGCAAGAAGAAGGTCAGCACCAGTTCCAGGACGAAGGCTTGCGTGACGCTGCCCGCCGGCAGCGTCACGCCGAGGGTGCCCTCCATCCCGAACAGCGCCAGCAACAAAAGGGCCGCCAGCGTCGCCCCCACCAGCTGCGCCAGGACATAGGGCAGCACCCGCGCCCGGGGAAATTGCCCGGACAGGAACAGCGCCAGGGTCGCGGCCGGGTTGATGTGCGCGCCACTGATGGGGGCCAGCGCGGCAATCACGGCCGTGACCGTCAACCCGAACACGGCGGCCACCCCCAGATGACCCAGCAGGCCTGTCTGGGCCTGCACCACGGCGGCCCCTGGCCCGAAGAACACCAGTGCCCCCGTTCCCAGGAGTTCTGCGGTGAGCGCGCGGGACAGCGGCACGCTCACTTTCAGGCCACCAGCACAGCAGGACTGTCGCGGTAGGTCGCCGGCACGTCCCGACCATCCTTCAGGGCCTGCACGAACGCATCTTCTGCTGGTCGCGCACCGCGCGCCAGCGGTCGAGGGTGCCGCTACTGGGGTCCATGAAGGGGTAATGCCGCCGCGTGGTCTGCCCGGGATACACCGGGCAGGCTTCGGCGGCACTGTCGCATACGGTGATCACGTAGTCGAAGTTCTGGGGGTCGGGGACGTCCCAGAGCGTCTTGCTGGTGTGGCCCGAGAGATCAAGCCCCAGTTCCGCCATCACCGTCTTGGCGTCGTCCTTGACGCGGGTGGCCTCAGTGCCGGCTGAATGAACCTCCAAAGGCACCTCGAGACGCCGCGCGGCGTCTCGGGTCAGGGCTTCGGCCATCTGGGAGCGGGCGGAGTTGTGGGTGCAGAGAATCAGGACACGGGGCACCCGGTCACGTTAACACACCGATTTGGTTTGATGTATCAGGCCGGGATGGTCGGGGAACAGGTCGGTGAGGAGTTGACCACCCAGCAGAAACAGGGGCGCCGTATTCAGCCGGTAGTACATGTTTTTGCCGCGCTGCTGGGCGCTGACCAGACCCGCCTCCTTGAGAACGTTCAAGTGGTACGACACCTTGGATTGCGGCAGACCCAGCAGGGTTTCCAGGTCGCAGACACAGTGTTCCCCCTGGGCGAGATGGCGCACCAGTTCATATCGGGTGTCCTGTGCGAGCGCTTTGAGCTGGTCGAGCACCGTGGGCGCAGTCAAGGTCGTCACCCATCCAGTCTATTCGGTCACCGCAGCGGTCCCAGACCGCTGCGCCCCACCCCGACGCTCCTCTCCCAGGGCCAGTGCACCTGGGGTAGACCTCTATCCCAGGAAGTGCCGGGTTGGTACCTGGCAGTGTCACTTCCCCTGGCTTGCAGCCCGGGGGCCGCTGGGGCTGTTCCTGAAACACGGCCTCAGCCTTTGGTTTGTCGCCAAAAAGTGCCGATACGCTGCAAACCCGGCACTTGCCCACTGTCTGGCTTGTGAGATCATTTCACTTTGCGCTTAACAGCAGCTTCCTTAAAACATCCCCGTCCTGGGCGACAGAGAGGCTGAACAGCGCCCGTTTGTCAGCGAATCGGCCAACTCGATTAATTCACTGTCCATCTCGGATTGGCGAACGGTCTACCCCCACTTTCAAGTACCACTCGTGATAAGACCGAACGGTTCCACATGGGTCAGAACAAAAGTATGGATGTCGCGCGATGGCCAATCCAATAAAAAGCACTGGATAGAGGACCAGCAGGCCCCAGCCACATCTTCAGCCAGGTGGCTGTCAGGCGGTGGTGAGGGGGGGGCTGGTAGCGTACCGGCCGACATGCTGCTCAACGCCCTGCTGATCAATCTCGCGCTGCTGGTGGCGGGACTGTTCGTGGTCAGCCTGACCTATGTGCGGGTACGGGTGGCTGAAGGCTGGGCCTGGGTGGTGGCGCGGTACCTGATGGCCGTCGCCACGGGCTTTTTGCTGATCGTGAACACCATTCCTCTGGCGCCGGGGCTGCTGTATGACTTCCGCACGGTACCGGTGGCGCTCGCCAGTCGCCGCAATGGCTGGGTGGCCGGGCTGCTGGTGGCGCTCCCTCTGGGCCTGTACCGCTGGTTGCTGGGGGGGCCGGGCAAGGTGCCCGCCTGTATCAATCTGGTGCTGGTCGCCCTGCTGGCCGGCTGGGGACGCCCTGCGTTTACCCGCGCGCCCGACACCCGGGGGGTGCCCCTGTACCGCCGCTGGTGGGAAGCGCTGCAGATTTTCGCTCTGGCGAACATCACCACGTTTGCCGCCTTTACCCTGGCGGGCAAATCGGTTCTTGAAGCCATGGGGGTGTACACGCTCTACACGCTGCTGAGCACCGTCGGCATGGTGGCCGGGCACCTCGTGGTACAGACCCGCCTCAGCGCCCTGCACAGCGCCGCCACCCTGGGGCAGCTGGCCTTCACCGACGGTCTGACCGGTGCCCTGAACCGCCGCCAGTTCGATCTGGATCTGCCGCAGGCGGGGCCGGCGTCGTACCTGTTGCTGCTGGACCTGGACCACTTCAAACGGGTGAATGACGTTCATGGGCACGAGGCCGGGGACCGGGTGCTCGCGGCGCTGACGGGTGTGGTGCGCCGGAGCGTGCGGCCCTCGGACCGGGTATACCGGCTGGGCGGAGAGGAATTTGCGGTGCTGCTGCACGACTGCCAGCCCGACGCCGCGCCGCTGGTGGCCGAACGGGTGCGGGCCAACATTCAGGCGCACTTGGCTGGGCTGGCCCAGGTGCCGGACAGTCTCACCGTATCGGGCGGTCTGGTCCCGGCGCGAGGAACGGCGCCGCTGGTGGCCGCCGACGCCCAGCTGTATGCCGCCAAGGCTGCCGGCCGCAACCGGATCTGTTCGTGGCTGGGAGCAGGTGAAGCCATCCCTGTGTGATGGGAGGGACCTGGGTCGCCCTGGGCCCAAAAAATGGCCTTTCAATGTTGTGCCTACCACTTTCTCTGTCTGGGAGGCCCTCTTATTGATTCCTGCTCATCTCAACCATACCTCCTACTTTCCAGACGTGATTTCGATTTGGCCCCCTCACATTCAGTTGCCAAAGAGAACGGACACAGGTCCTCAGTGGCGCTGCGGGGTCTGCAACTCATTCCGGTACCTGCGGCTTTTCTCCCGGCATGAATGCACCAACACGGAAGCTGCGCGCCTGATGGGGCTGTGCGTGGATACCCTGCTCTACAGATGGGTCAGCTCACCGGCTGCGGCTCCTGGAAGTGGCCAGCATGGACGAGCGCTGGAGACGGCGTACCCACTGCTGCCGCGCCGTCTCTGACGGTTCCGTATGGCCTTTCCGCCATAAAGGCCTAACCGCTGCTGGCACCTCTTCTTGAAACGAGCTGCCGTGCCGGACGACTGGCAGCTGGAAGACGTGCTCATACGCTGGACCTCATGCTCTAAAGCGCCAAGGCGACGACCCACCTAGCTGACCTGGACGCTAAAACCCTGCAGTGGGCCCTGCTGGCCACCGGCGCCTGGGACGCCCAGCGCGCCCATCCCGGGTCTACTACTTACGAGGTCTCACGCCGGCGCAGCGCGAGCTGAGGGTGAGGCGGTGGGTGCTGGCGCCAGGCGCTCAGCAGTCCCAGAGCCGCTCAGGTCAGGGCCACCCGATCAGGGCGCCGCCGGTTTCGGAAACCGCAGGAAGAAGGTCGCGCCGTCCCCCGGATGACTCTGCGCCCAGATCGCCCCGCCATGACGCTCAATGATGCGCTTGACATTGACCAGCCCCAGGCCAATGCCCTGAAACTCCTGCTCCGAATGCAGCCGCTGGAACGCGCCGAACAGCCGGGGCGTGTACCTGGGATCAAACCCCACGCCGTCGTCCTGTACAAAGACCACCCAGCTGCCCTGCTCTTCATGCGCCCCCACCTCGATGCGCGCGGTCGCCCGGCCCCCGGTGTACTTGATGGCGTTGCTCAGCAGGTTTTCAAACGCCAGACGCAGCAGCTCGGCGTCCCCCTGCACCACCGGCAGGTCACCGGCCACCCAGTCAATCTCCCGGCCCTGGGTCTCGGGCGCCATGTTCGCCCAGGCCCGCAGCACCACCTGGGCCAGATTCACCGGCCGAATCTGCAAGGCGCGCTGCGAGACCCGCGACAGGCCCAGCAACTCGTCGATCATGTGGCCCAGTCGGGAAGCAGAGGCGTCAAGCACATCCAGCATCTGCCGGTCGTCGGCGTTCAGCCGCTCCGCGCCTCGCCGGCGCAGGATGCCCAGAAAACCCTGCAGGTGGCGCACTGGCGCCCGCAGATCGTGCGACACCGCGCCGATGAAGGCGTCCAGTTCACTGTTCTCCTGGCGCAGGTCGGCGGTCTGGGTGCGGACGCCCTGGGCCACCTCGGCGTCCAGGTCACTGGCGCGGATCGCCATCAGCTTGCGTTCGGTGACATTCTCGTGCAGCACGGTGGCGTACCGCTGCTCATCATTGCGGAAAGCCTTGATATGCACGCAGTACCACCGCTGCTCCTGGGGGCTGTGACAGGGGTATTCGAGCGAGAACGTAGGGACGTCGCCGGCCAGCACCGCCCGCAGGCCAATGGCCACAGGCGGTCCCTCATCCGAACAGGGGCCCTGCGCCCGGTCACACGCATGCAGGTAGTTGGCCCCAACGCCGCAGGTCTCGGGCTCGCCGCCATTGGCCTGCATGAAGGCCTGCCA includes:
- a CDS encoding ArsR/SmtB family transcription factor, which encodes MTTLTAPTVLDQLKALAQDTRYELVRHLAQGEHCVCDLETLLGLPQSKVSYHLNVLKEAGLVSAQQRGKNMYYRLNTAPLFLLGGQLLTDLFPDHPGLIHQTKSVC
- a CDS encoding peroxiredoxin, with the protein product MSLSIGDRVPELTAVQDNGRPYTATPGRWRVLFFFPKTATTHCQLQARRYQALVDAYQALGVDVVGINGDPKQDQAKFRDLCKLDYPLITDRDQTISAAFGVLDEPWPGEDVRRARRETFLVAPDGVVTDHWTEVSPGEDAATVLARVRERLETALV
- a CDS encoding low molecular weight phosphatase family protein — protein: MQVLEEVGLPTAHLQAKGVKPPIAEHFAFVITVCDRVEANCSIFPNATYRWG
- the arsN2 gene encoding arsenic resistance N-acetyltransferase ArsN2, which produces MLTRVATTADLPQLHTFLHRLGLPVAGLDEHLAHSVVVDGEGGPHALAALEVHGSVGLLRSVAVAPERRGQGLAQHLVQGVIERASALGLTDLYLLTTTAAAYFPRFGFQPVPRDVAPAMLHASREVQGVCPASATLMHLALLPRSVAMTQTLPQTIPGLTEPTTTAALTSALRVLPQRPLEFHLHGHVLVPAGYHVTEVKAVTIEAMDCGGNAAAWRETVIQLMDGSTADAQGGFMTNRKFLAIYDRVVKHIPVRDEAEVRFEYGNASTPAMQYHVTHVDAQPERVIIHLRTPGVQCKAGDACGPSGEGVNDECAPALGCCGPQQPMTLS
- a CDS encoding sensor histidine kinase, translated to MTPVPPETDPLLQALDVAEAALADATTPAEVQARAVNAFAFLGSGVTVQWSTAADLPGEANDLERLSVGGGGAQPAWAAQAFGQVGEASVLLIQRPGEPWTAAERAQLRAAMLVVGRALDRATQAEQLAAERAALAAFAGFSEQALRSTDVAALTQRAVAVLRATLGSVAAAYLVPHGRVWRAAVISGGVPQVLADQLRAGLPLRGESVEAALASRDLLFVPHWTAPSLPGVQAFRAVALRPMHQGGTVVGLLAMGTAQADTWTERERSVFSAVGRSLALALDRALQDAGLREENAALHAQARALEAFAQLSADLGTQDQRLALIRRAQEVILSLMPRGFAAYYELQGDHWQVRSQVGQVRSPALQAALDAGLAPDAQSLRLPWDSGEPYYQAAYDPQADGLSLPEAPGALASLPLQVGEERLGVFTVGQFEAQPWTAGERTLLLAVTQSLTLALGRARSVQQLQQSAAELERSNQALQAANEELEAFAYSVSHDLRAPVRHIAGFADLLSRALDDDTRAQPKVARALQVITDAATQMNALIDAMLNLSRAGRQELRLAQVDLGALTRSILAELQPEVQGRQVAFEVGALPTVYADPALLRQVLANLLGNAVKYTARCEHARIEVWAEERAPGWTVHVRDNGVGFDPRYSHKLFGVFQRLHRAEEFGGSGVGLANVRRILQRHGGTWSAQGQPGQGATFSFTLPRPAN
- a CDS encoding diguanylate cyclase, with product MLLNALLINLALLVAGLFVVSLTYVRVRVAEGWAWVVARYLMAVATGFLLIVNTIPLAPGLLYDFRTVPVALASRRNGWVAGLLVALPLGLYRWLLGGPGKVPACINLVLVALLAGWGRPAFTRAPDTRGVPLYRRWWEALQIFALANITTFAAFTLAGKSVLEAMGVYTLYTLLSTVGMVAGHLVVQTRLSALHSAATLGQLAFTDGLTGALNRRQFDLDLPQAGPASYLLLLDLDHFKRVNDVHGHEAGDRVLAALTGVVRRSVRPSDRVYRLGGEEFAVLLHDCQPDAAPLVAERVRANIQAHLAGLAQVPDSLTVSGGLVPARGTAPLVAADAQLYAAKAAGRNRICSWLGAGEAIPV
- a CDS encoding PAS domain-containing sensor histidine kinase; amino-acid sequence: MTRSTPPTISLPVQAVQAALDALPDTIAVVDEQGVIRAVNAAWQAFMQANGGEPETCGVGANYLHACDRAQGPCSDEGPPVAIGLRAVLAGDVPTFSLEYPCHSPQEQRWYCVHIKAFRNDEQRYATVLHENVTERKLMAIRASDLDAEVAQGVRTQTADLRQENSELDAFIGAVSHDLRAPVRHLQGFLGILRRRGAERLNADDRQMLDVLDASASRLGHMIDELLGLSRVSQRALQIRPVNLAQVVLRAWANMAPETQGREIDWVAGDLPVVQGDAELLRLAFENLLSNAIKYTGGRATARIEVGAHEEQGSWVVFVQDDGVGFDPRYTPRLFGAFQRLHSEQEFQGIGLGLVNVKRIIERHGGAIWAQSHPGDGATFFLRFPKPAAP
- a CDS encoding MarR family winged helix-turn-helix transcriptional regulator — translated: MTVANDNEVGVDSSPGELLRAATRLFGELQGRNFACCDVNSATQCVILTTLVREGEQTLTSLARRLNLDKAWLSRSTDDLVAQGYLLKVPHPTDRRALHLHLTATGVQAAEDLDTQLNAQAARVLARFPVSERAQVLRVLAGLTQALQAELDGEEGGAC
- a CDS encoding MIP/aquaporin family protein; amino-acid sequence: MSVPLSRALTAELLGTGALVFFGPGAAVVQAQTGLLGHLGVAAVFGLTVTAVIAALAPISGAHINPAATLALFLSGQFPRARVLPYVLAQLVGATLAALLLLALFGMEGTLGVTLPAGSVTQAFVLELVLTFFLLLVALRSGLPWVMGGVVALEATMGGPLTGASMNPARSFGPALVAGVWTAHWLYWLAPVLGAALAVGVNRFLAPTEPLEAQPQRAQEFRPEGDST